One Candidatus Hydrogenedentota bacterium DNA window includes the following coding sequences:
- a CDS encoding HEAT repeat domain-containing protein: MRNLRAERDVRAFACLVVLCCAACVTAVSVYRPVSAQSTGGAAEAADVAAAWAALDAYQYGASREFQAVLTQFLQGSCANPAVRAEAGARLAGVLEGSASVEAKRFACELLGLYGGAEAVPVLARLLENPQFFEMARCALERLPCREADELLLGALEKAPEDDQAALINSLGERRCVEAVPALSGLVTAGTPEKTKAVLAALGKIPSREAREALLRMGPGLPTGIVDDYARALLQHADHAKADNKAGALLLFETVLALPVRDAVRLAAVKGRMELLDDEARRDAIAEALRGEDPMQREAGQGLARGEPAPELTEILVEQLYAAAPADQLRLLSVIETRKDVAAQSAILPLLNSTDEEVRRAAIHVLGEIGTAACVAPLAQMAVASPPSKLSRLAHEALCALTAPEADAAILDLARTREPAIRIEMIRCMVGRDTRAAVPDLLAMAAESTLPVELRAEAWRALETLAGAPDLPALVNAMVATDSLTVRRAAERALVSLARNLNAPDRSVPIVNALRSVTDTDVLCSLYIVLGEIGDDACLAQLRTAVQQGNPEVRETAVRALAQSSNPAVMDELLAVAEAAPGERMSVLAIRGVARLLRLPSEDSDEAQLARFRRALAAAPQAEERRMILSALADFPVTEAVRAAGACLQDPEVRGEAALAVNKILSALCMLDASDNAEDAALALDLDPATRWWTVRGQEEGMWLSIDFGTQCELSGLVLDNTSKPSEYPRHYLVFVSQDGLEWGAPVATGDGAEGKTPVTWNPVTAQYLKIQLAPGSGNACWSVYEIRFADPDTGLLGLRPAAQPEA, encoded by the coding sequence TTGAGGAATTTACGGGCCGAAAGGGATGTGAGGGCATTTGCCTGCCTCGTTGTCCTGTGCTGCGCGGCATGCGTGACGGCCGTCTCTGTCTATCGCCCGGTTTCGGCGCAATCAACCGGGGGCGCCGCCGAGGCAGCCGACGTGGCGGCGGCATGGGCCGCGCTCGACGCATATCAGTATGGCGCCAGTCGCGAGTTTCAGGCGGTGCTTACGCAGTTTCTGCAGGGATCGTGCGCGAATCCCGCCGTACGCGCCGAAGCCGGCGCGCGTCTTGCGGGCGTGCTTGAAGGCAGCGCTTCGGTCGAGGCAAAACGCTTTGCATGCGAACTACTGGGGCTCTACGGCGGCGCGGAGGCGGTACCCGTTCTCGCGCGGCTTCTCGAGAATCCGCAATTCTTCGAGATGGCCAGATGTGCGCTAGAACGCTTGCCCTGCCGCGAGGCGGACGAACTACTGCTGGGCGCGCTGGAGAAAGCGCCGGAGGACGACCAGGCCGCCCTTATCAACAGTCTCGGCGAACGCCGCTGTGTCGAGGCAGTCCCCGCGCTAAGCGGTTTGGTGACCGCCGGCACACCGGAGAAGACAAAGGCGGTGTTGGCGGCCTTGGGCAAGATACCGTCGCGTGAAGCGCGCGAGGCCTTGCTGCGCATGGGGCCCGGACTCCCAACGGGCATTGTCGACGATTATGCGCGCGCGCTGCTCCAGCATGCGGATCATGCGAAGGCGGACAACAAGGCCGGTGCCCTCTTGCTCTTTGAGACCGTCCTGGCGCTGCCCGTGCGCGACGCCGTGCGCCTTGCAGCCGTCAAGGGCAGGATGGAACTCCTTGACGATGAAGCGCGCCGCGACGCCATTGCAGAGGCCTTGCGCGGAGAGGATCCCATGCAACGGGAGGCCGGCCAAGGGCTCGCGCGCGGCGAACCGGCGCCTGAACTTACGGAAATTCTCGTCGAACAACTTTACGCAGCTGCTCCCGCGGACCAGCTTCGCTTGCTCAGCGTCATCGAAACGCGAAAAGACGTTGCAGCGCAATCCGCTATCCTTCCCTTGCTCAATAGCACGGACGAAGAAGTGCGCCGCGCGGCCATACACGTGCTAGGCGAAATCGGAACCGCCGCTTGCGTTGCTCCGCTCGCGCAAATGGCTGTTGCCTCGCCTCCGAGTAAACTGTCTCGCCTCGCCCATGAGGCTCTGTGCGCCCTGACGGCCCCGGAAGCCGACGCCGCAATTCTGGACCTCGCCCGCACAAGGGAACCCGCGATACGCATCGAGATGATCCGTTGCATGGTCGGGCGCGACACGCGCGCCGCCGTGCCCGATCTCCTGGCAATGGCAGCTGAGAGCACGCTGCCCGTTGAACTGCGAGCAGAGGCCTGGCGCGCGCTCGAAACACTCGCCGGCGCACCTGACCTGCCCGCGCTCGTGAATGCGATGGTCGCGACCGATTCGCTCACTGTCCGGAGGGCGGCGGAGCGTGCGCTTGTTTCCCTTGCCCGCAATCTGAACGCACCCGATCGCTCCGTGCCCATCGTGAATGCGCTCCGCTCCGTCACGGACACGGATGTGCTCTGCTCCTTGTACATTGTCTTGGGCGAGATTGGCGACGATGCGTGTCTTGCCCAGCTGCGAACGGCCGTGCAGCAGGGGAATCCGGAAGTTCGCGAGACGGCCGTGCGCGCGCTGGCGCAGAGTTCGAACCCGGCGGTCATGGACGAGTTGCTTGCCGTCGCCGAAGCGGCTCCCGGGGAGCGCATGTCAGTGCTGGCCATCCGGGGCGTCGCGCGATTGCTCCGGCTTCCGTCCGAAGACTCCGACGAGGCGCAACTGGCCCGGTTCCGCCGCGCGTTGGCCGCCGCGCCCCAGGCGGAAGAGCGCAGGATGATCCTGAGCGCACTGGCTGATTTCCCCGTGACTGAGGCTGTACGCGCGGCTGGTGCCTGTTTGCAGGACCCGGAAGTCCGCGGGGAGGCCGCACTCGCCGTAAACAAGATTCTGTCCGCGCTGTGCATGCTCGATGCGTCGGACAATGCGGAAGACGCTGCACTGGCGCTCGACCTTGACCCGGCCACGCGCTGGTGGACCGTTCGCGGACAGGAAGAGGGCATGTGGCTCTCGATTGATTTCGGAACGCAGTGCGAGCTTTCCGGACTGGTCCTCGATAACACGAGCAAGCCAAGCGAATATCCCCGGCATTATCTGGTGTTTGTATCTCAAGATGGATTGGAGTGGGGCGCGCCCGTCGCGACCGGCGACGGCGCGGAAGGCAAGACCCCGGTCACGTGGAATCCGGTCACGGCACAATACCTGAAAATCCAGCTTGCTCCCGGCTCGGGCAACGCCTGCTGGTCCGTGTATGAAATCCGGTTTGCCGACCCGGACACCGGACTGCTCGGGCTCCGCCCCGCGGCGCAGCCGGAAGCGTGA
- a CDS encoding VWA domain-containing protein: MKYVSVGLFALAAMTGFVLSGCREPKEAIILSKSVLDFGRDNLPIKMRVWNANPDVGTLTIRITPSDPWISVSPREITSTAPAAADGPFDEKLIEVRVDRTQLSAGSYTGEIRFSSRGIVEKTASVLVTQDQDGVPPGKLNFLSEPVPAYGAPYLVDFSFSLVDEKGDPIVAEPAQFQVSAKEDAKPVEAETEVHLKRSAARQLKMFLVLDYSLSMQTTTGAITAMEQAAQDILLPALNADALVGVYEFHRDDLEPAQVVDLTTDRDLVSDGIDSIQTEFVQGFSSGSRLWDAVIAAADHLGTIPNAAQEERIIVIFSDGSDTSSVNTLDDAIDVVMEADAHVYAIGFGSDVDESNLLFITLSTGGEVLPSSTTTELADRFQDLVDKLGARYVLRWATLKRSSAVFQPSFTLNLAGGAISHIEPELYRPSDYRGNELEGVLRLVPSENREYTTVFLRADYVPRQISRIRMYVRAQTPFTPSIVGAADDGLAGDWTLTAMQDSERGGVWITIQTVAGTLPFATFGPLLRFDFDGIVPDETPLFDQVYVDPSVYANGQSFRVVGYPNTPPGE, from the coding sequence ATGAAATACGTGAGCGTAGGCTTGTTCGCGCTGGCGGCCATGACCGGCTTCGTCTTGTCGGGCTGCCGGGAGCCCAAAGAGGCTATTATTCTCTCGAAAAGCGTGCTGGATTTCGGGCGCGACAACCTGCCGATCAAGATGCGGGTGTGGAACGCGAACCCGGACGTGGGCACGTTGACGATCAGGATTACGCCGTCCGATCCCTGGATCAGCGTGTCGCCGCGCGAGATTACGAGCACCGCGCCAGCCGCCGCGGATGGGCCGTTCGACGAGAAGCTCATCGAGGTGCGCGTGGACCGGACGCAACTGTCGGCAGGTTCCTACACGGGCGAAATCCGGTTTTCGTCGCGGGGCATCGTTGAAAAGACGGCGTCCGTGCTGGTGACGCAGGACCAAGACGGCGTCCCTCCGGGCAAGCTGAATTTCCTGAGCGAGCCCGTGCCCGCCTATGGGGCGCCCTATCTGGTGGACTTCAGTTTCTCGCTGGTCGATGAGAAGGGCGACCCGATCGTGGCGGAGCCGGCGCAGTTCCAGGTCTCGGCAAAAGAAGACGCGAAACCCGTCGAAGCCGAGACGGAGGTCCACCTGAAACGCAGCGCGGCACGGCAACTCAAGATGTTCCTCGTGCTCGACTACTCGTTGAGCATGCAAACGACGACGGGCGCGATTACCGCCATGGAACAGGCGGCTCAAGACATTCTGCTGCCGGCCCTGAACGCGGACGCGCTCGTGGGCGTCTACGAGTTTCACCGGGACGACCTGGAGCCCGCGCAGGTGGTGGACCTGACCACGGACAGGGACCTGGTCAGCGACGGGATAGACAGCATACAGACGGAATTCGTCCAGGGGTTCAGTTCGGGTTCGCGGCTGTGGGACGCGGTCATCGCCGCGGCGGACCATCTGGGCACGATACCGAACGCAGCCCAGGAAGAGCGGATCATCGTCATCTTCTCCGACGGCAGCGACACGAGCAGCGTAAACACGTTGGATGATGCGATCGACGTTGTCATGGAAGCGGACGCGCATGTCTATGCAATCGGTTTTGGCTCCGATGTGGACGAATCGAACCTCCTCTTTATTACCCTGAGCACCGGCGGTGAAGTGCTGCCCTCGAGCACGACCACGGAACTCGCGGACCGGTTCCAGGACCTTGTGGACAAGCTGGGCGCGCGCTATGTGTTGCGTTGGGCCACGTTGAAGCGCTCGTCGGCCGTGTTCCAGCCGTCGTTCACGCTGAACTTGGCGGGCGGCGCGATTTCGCACATCGAACCGGAGCTGTACCGGCCTTCCGACTATAGGGGGAACGAGCTCGAAGGCGTGCTGCGGCTCGTGCCTTCGGAGAACCGCGAGTATACGACCGTCTTTCTGCGCGCCGATTATGTGCCGCGGCAAATCAGCCGTATCCGCATGTACGTGCGCGCGCAGACGCCGTTCACGCCCAGCATTGTCGGGGCCGCCGACGACGGGCTCGCGGGCGACTGGACCCTGACTGCCATGCAGGACAGCGAGCGCGGCGGTGTCTGGATAACGATTCAGACCGTCGCGGGCACGTTGCCGTTCGCGACTTTCGGGCCGCTGCTGCGCTTTGATTTCGACGGGATAGTGCCGGACGAAACGCCGCTCTTCGACCAAGTGTACGTGGATCCGTCCGTCTACGCGAACGGCCAGAGCTTCCGCGTTGTCGGTTATCCGAACACGCCGCCTGGCGAGTAG
- a CDS encoding MerR family transcriptional regulator — MKFPKGYSLKELSVLTGIEIRTIRSYIEQGLIRGPEALGRNAYYTEHHRRRLERIKLLRDIYGMPLSEIRRSLLTAREDDFEEDSRKPPRQETPGQRAGEPAATYCPSVRDRQRWMRKAMQQGPEAPACPMPPSPELAGATLRSELEPGTPISPCAAPPPDAPLTRVVQAIEKMLGPRRVARNARAVSITRIEITPDIALELKGEYTPVARALFERLADCLRDAFVHGTEEGTENKPG, encoded by the coding sequence ATGAAGTTTCCCAAGGGATATAGCCTGAAAGAACTCAGTGTCCTTACGGGCATTGAAATCAGGACCATTCGCAGTTACATCGAGCAAGGTCTGATACGAGGTCCGGAGGCGCTGGGAAGGAACGCCTACTACACGGAGCACCATCGAAGGCGGCTGGAGAGAATCAAGCTCTTGCGTGACATCTACGGGATGCCGTTGAGCGAGATTCGGCGGTCCCTCTTGACGGCTCGGGAAGACGATTTCGAAGAGGATTCGCGGAAGCCGCCCCGGCAGGAAACGCCCGGACAGCGGGCAGGGGAACCGGCCGCGACGTATTGCCCCTCGGTTCGCGATAGGCAGCGATGGATGCGCAAGGCCATGCAGCAGGGCCCCGAAGCGCCGGCATGTCCCATGCCGCCGTCTCCCGAACTGGCCGGGGCAACCCTGCGTTCCGAGTTGGAACCCGGCACGCCGATATCGCCATGCGCCGCGCCGCCGCCGGACGCGCCCCTGACCCGTGTCGTGCAGGCCATCGAGAAGATGCTCGGCCCGCGACGCGTGGCGCGCAATGCGCGCGCGGTGAGCATTACGCGCATAGAGATAACTCCGGATATCGCGCTTGAACTGAAAGGCGAGTACACACCGGTCGCGCGCGCGCTGTTCGAGCGCCTGGCCGACTGCTTGCGAGACGCATTTGTCCACGGCACGGAAGAAGGCACGGAGAATAAACCCGGTTAG